Within the Thalassotalea ponticola genome, the region CAGCCGTTAGACATCAATGAAGCCCGTCTATATGCGAAATCTCCACAGCTGACACTGTTCGATGCAAATGGCGAACAGATCACGTTGCTGATCCAATCACAATCGGAACACGAAAGAACCTTGCAACAACGGACCGTTGATCGCAGGCAAAAGATAATTCAACAGAGTATCGAGCAACAACCGTTGAGCGAAGCGACAACCACGGTAAATGCATTGCCTATGCTGAAGTATTGGTGGCAACGAGCCACGTTTACTGAGCGCGAAGCGTTTTTAACGTACTTAGAACAACAGGAGCGTTAAATGAAACGATTTACTCATATAATGGTGGCGCTACTGTGTATTCTTGGCCAGCCGGTGTTGCATGCAAGCGAATTGAACAAGCAGGGCCTGGATGTCATCGGTCGCGGTTCGGTGTTAGTCGACGCCGATGTGTACACCTTTTCTGTAACCATTGCAGAGCGCGACTCAGGTGCCGACGCTTCAAAGCGTCGGGTAGATGACAAAGCCAAAGACATCGTTGCTCTGGCGACATCTCTTGGCGTCAAAGACGAGCGTATTGAAACGGCGCAGATGCAGATCCGTCCTATTTACGACCATCGCGATAACAGCGCCGATAGCTTGCAGCAGCCCGCGTTAATCGAAGTTTCTCGAGTGATTAGCTTTGTGTTAGACGATTTTAGTCATTATGATGT harbors:
- a CDS encoding SIMPL domain-containing protein; this translates as MKRFTHIMVALLCILGQPVLHASELNKQGLDVIGRGSVLVDADVYTFSVTIAERDSGADASKRRVDDKAKDIVALATSLGVKDERIETAQMQIRPIYDHRDNSADSLQQPALIEVSRVISFVLDDFSHYDVLLEHAVSLGVQHISALDYQTQKADVYYRQALDLAIIDAQAKATQLANKLGLTLGSVTYIAEMPVRELPKLMATEAAIRKSPVAYHSTPGRLELNAQVSINFALK
- a CDS encoding DUF2057 family protein is translated as MSTSVHAQELVIPDNFNVIRVNNQAISGSLFMRDTKVSLQPGKNVIVLRYAQMFDGDLEDHHTTVRSEPFVISFEVNQNTPLRFVHQQPLDINEARLYAKSPQLTLFDANGEQITLLIQSQSEHERTLQQRTVDRRQKIIQQSIEQQPLSEATTTVNALPMLKYWWQRATFTEREAFLTYLEQQER